From the genome of Salvia splendens isolate huo1 chromosome 7, SspV2, whole genome shotgun sequence:
TAAAATAATTACAATATCGCATGTCAATGTCAATCAAATCAACCAGAATTACATAATTTGGAAGTGGGGCTCTTTTACAGATTTAATCAAACACAAGAATTCACAATGGCCATATTTTTGTAACTATGTTCTATcgtaataatattaattaatactagtagtaaattataaaaaacaaaaagtaaATAATTATGGGGTAATCATTCCAACCAGAAAGCCATACACACGTTCTTTTTTTGGACCTCATCATATGTGTCATCATCCACTCTCTCTCCCACACACACATAAtatataacattttttaaaagttttttaaaatatgtacaCATAATAATAATCCCTAAACATAAAAATCTCACCCAAGTCTGCCAAATCCACGGTATCACCAACTTGAGTTTGTTAAATAAGATTAAAAACCCTTAATCAACTCTCTCATAATTCTCTCTACTTTGGAGTCTAAGAGAGACCTAATGTTAATTccttgcatttgatcacatcaCTTTAGAAAGTTATCTTTTAGCTCTTCTCTTCttacaacaacaaaaataatcCCATCCCTTAGCTAAATTGATCCAAATAACTCAAAGATGAGATctaaagaagaagaagcaatcTCGGTCACCTCAGCTCAAAACGACATCGTTCAGCCCCCACTAAAGAAGAAGCGAAACCTCCCCGGAAATCCAGGTACAAAGACTTATGTCTATCACATCATCGCGTATTTCGAAAATtaacctaaaattaaaaaaaggggTTTTGTGTTCCGTGCCAAATAGACCCCGAGGCGGAGGTGATCGCCCTGTCGCCCAAAACCCTAATGGCGACGAACCGGTTCTTGTGTGAGATATGCGGGAAAGGGTTCCAACGGGACCAGAATCTGCAGCTGCACAAGAGGGGACACAACCTGCCGTGGAAGCTGAAGCAGAGGACGGGGAAGGAGGCGAGGAAGCGGGTGTACGTGTGCCCGGAGAAGACGTGCGTGCACCACCACGCGTCAAGGGCGCTGGGGGACCTCACCGGGATCAAGAAGCACTTCTGCAGGAAGCACGGCGAGAAGAAGTGGAAGTGCGACAAGTGCTCCAAGCGATACGCGGTGCATTCGGATTGGAAGGCACACTACAAGACTTGTGGCACTAGGGAATACAAATGTGATTGTGGTACTATTTTTTCAAGGTATGTGTGAagtttcttttttgttttttttaagaatttgtTTTTGTGATTAGTTATATATATGTTGGATGTCATGTGCATGTATGTGTGTTTCTTGAATTGATTTGTAGATTTTTTTGAATAGTTTAGAAAGATTGTTTGTTTCTTCACCCAAGAATTTGATCTTGAATATTCTCAAATGTTattgtagtagtactattttttgaAGGTACATATGTATGGCtagtttcttttaaaaaaaatctttttgtGATTACTTTCTTGAAAGGATTTGGATGAAttagttattttttaaatagtCTTTGTAGAATGAGTTGTTGTTGGTTTGGTTATTTCACTCATGAATTGGTTCTTGAATAACCTAGAATTAATGTTTGATCTTGCAAAATTGTGACCCTTCTTGATATATGAAGGTTTGTGATATATGAAACTGAATTTTGCATTGGAGATCCTCTAATTGTCTAGTAGTTGTCTCACTAGCTAGCACTattatttgtcatttttttcatgttggtttcttgattcagtttcattttttgtgtgtgttttagTTTAAATTTTAGAGTTGTCACTTGGGATTCGCTATATTCGATCACTGCAGCTTTTTTTTGTTAggtcaaattattttataactATAATAATATTAAGCTTCAATTTTAGCAATAAACAATAACTTAGCTTCGTTAATTATAATGAACAACTTGTCTTTGTCACTTGAACAATATGGTAGAAAACACAAatgaaattagtaaaataaaccATGATATAATGACTACACTGGACATTAGGTTTGGATACTTCTTATTTATTTCATTCAACACtttatttagaattttattCTATTATTGATCTTGATTCGTTCCTCGATCTTGTCTTCGTTCCAACACAGGAGAGATAGCTTCATCACTCACCGAGCCTTCTGCGACGCCCTAGCCGAAGAAACGGCTAGATTCACCGCAGCATCACACATGAACCACAACAATCCAAATCTCAATTACCATCTCATTGGCTCATCTCTAGAGTTAGGGCAACAACATTTCCCTCCAATCTTCAAATCAAACTCAATCAACAACCTTTCAAACATCCCTAAGAACCAACCCCTATGGATACCCCAAACCAACCACCCCAATATACACATCCCCCAAAACAACCCCATCCCAAAAAACCTTCGAGAAATGCACCACCATCAAATCACCCTTGACCACCCACTCATCCACCAAAACCCTAATCCACCACCCTCTTCATACCACATGATGAATTGGGATTTCGGCCCTAATCAAAGCCCTATGATGAACAACAAAGAGGCTAACGCCCCGTCCCTCTTCAGTGCTCAgcaccagaaccagaaccagagCTGCGCGGCCATCTCTGCAACGGCTCTGCTGCAGAGGGCCGCGCAGATTGGGTCCACCACCACGACTACAGACTCCTCCAACATCCTTGGGAAGTTTGGTCGTGACGAAGATGGAGACAAGCTTTGTGGGTTGTACAGTACAACCAACTCGGGCACGAGCGGGCTTGGGAGCGATGTGGAGGTCTCGTTGTACCCTCCCGTGAAACGGTGTCGTAGGGCGATGACTGGTGATGAGGAGATTGGGTTGGGAGAAACGAGGGATTTTCTTGGAATGCAGACGATCTGCAATCCTTCTTCAATCAATGGATGGATATGATATGATTCTTGCATAAAGAAATATCAAGAATATTGTTGTTGTTGAAGGATATGCATATCATAATATTGTACCAAGGGAATAAAGTGGAGTTTGATGCTGAGACAGAGAAGACAAAAAAGGGAAAGGAAAAGGGGAAGGAATTTAGTATTGCAAGCTTTGAGGAGAAGGAAGAGAAAGatgcatagaaatatttatttGGAGAGAGGGACATAACTAAGATTCATGCATATCCCGTCTTAGAaaacatgaaaatatgtgtttataataatatttcacCTTTTGAAAATTGTGGGCTTCACTATATCTTATATCTTTTGGTGGAAATGGGGGTTTAATATTTGGTGGGGGGCAAAGAAAAGAGGCTCCATTAttgctttatttaaattgtgccTAGTTGTTATCTTCTCAAACCCCATAGGTACTTAGAAAGATgtgaaaatatattattattctcTTTTGCTTATATAGccattccaaaaaaaatagagaaaagaaTGCATAAATGTTTCATGCAAGAATGGAGGAAAGGAATCCTAGGTAATTAAGTATGGTTGACTGTATTCTCGATCGTGTGAGACTACAGATATGGAGTTTATAGACCAAACCAAAAATACTTTTTCACACTATAATGGACAAGCCCAAGCCaccaaatattaattttttttcattttttgaggtattttaatttaactacaataaaaattatcagactataataattataaaaaaattcataattaaataaaaacaaaaatcataaccaaatcttcgttgtattatagtaaggggtaaaattatacaacgaaaattgtCGACATCACACAAACTACACCGCGAACGCATATCATGCTCTGCCCCCTCCCCTACGattccagacctcttcaaccaaATCAGCCTGCAGTGTCGTATGTGATGTTTCTCTCCATATATCGGTGAACCGTTGGATCAAGTATGCATCACTACGCGGTACACCCATCTTCAGTGGGGCGGTGGCAATACCGTGACTCGTACTAGCACCCTCTTTCGGTGCTCagcgctctgcagcaaatcctccatcatctattatcatattgtgcaatatgatacatgcatacatggtGGAGGAGACATCATTTTCATGTCAAACTCGTACCGGGCACTGTAGAATGGCCCatcgcgattggaggacaccaaaagctcgcttgACATCCTTCCTAGAACCCTCTTCTTTTGCCGCGAAATAGGATTGCTCCGGCCTAACCGGTTGTCGGATCGTCTTGACAAACACGGGCcaacgagggtatatcccatcggtCAAATAGTATGCCATGTTGTACTGCGTGCCGTTGGCCACGAATCTGACCGTCGGACCCTCACCACGGCACTCGTCattgaagagatgagacgactgtagaacgttgatgtcgttgttcgaccgtGCGACACCAAATTACGCATGTCAGATTcgcaaacggtagtcagcaacggcttccagtaTCATCGTGGGGTGTCTCCCTTTGAATCCAGATGTGAACTGCCCCTTCCAACCaccgggcagttcctccacttcCAGTGCATGCAATCAATACTGCCCAACATCCCCGAAAAATGGTGCACCGTCCCGTGCATATCTATCAATCTCTGGCATTCATCGACACATGGCTTCCGTAGATACTCCCGGCCGAAGATATCCTGGAAGCCATTACAAAATTGTTTCAGCGTCGTTAGAGAAATTGtttcacccatctgtaggtattcgtcgaacacgtCAGCGGGACtggcataggcaagctgcctaattgcagcggtACACTTCTGATATGTCGACAATCCGAGTTGACCACTAGCATCACTTCGCAGTGTGAAGCACCTGTATCGCTGCGCCAATGTCATCGCTATATGGATGAAgagccgttgcgacattctgaatcggcgacggaacatctctggcggataacgggggttatcgcCAAAGTAGTCTTCCATCAACCGCTGGTCGGCCCCGACATGGTCACGACagattgtccgccgatgatggAACGACCGAaggaccgccgccgccgcctccttctcGTCGGCTTCAAGTTGCACCTCTTCAACCAGTTCATCAAACTCCCTGTCGACCAATTGTTGAAACTCATCATCGGAACTCATTTTTCCAAAGTAGAATTGAGAAAATTTGAAAAGAGTGGAAATTGGAATGGGGTAAAAAATGGAGGAAATGGGTAGATTTatagaattaagaaaaaataaataaataaaaaatcaaaaaagaGGGGAGCTGCGGCTCTCGGCCGCTGCAATAGGAGAGCCGCCGGCGTGGCTCTCTCTTCCCCGTCTGTTTTGAATTTAGTAGACCCTTATCTGATGATTTTGGTGGCTCTCACTATAgggagccgcggctcccccatagtggacgctctaatGTCACTAATtacacaaccgatgtgggacaacACTAgagtttgtaaattgtaattagtTACATTTACTTATATTTGGCTTGGAATTAGTCACTAAATATTCATCAACTCGACTTAGATATACGAGGTCtgcttaaattttattttaccaattgatataaattaaaaaatgagtCGCCCATAACTTCAAAGAATATAATATGTATGTACGTGTTTCATACACAACCCCACTGAGGATATAATTTcaatattaattttgaataatttgtTTTAGTGGTAGGGTCAGTTTTGTTTTCGTGTTATCACCATTGTCCAACTCATCAGCGACCCACATTGTTTATTATTGCTCGcacttcaaaaaatataccgTCGTTAATTACCAACCAAATATATCGTCGACATTAAATATAATTACGATTTTATCCAAATATATTTTACATCAGAAATATGTATCGTCAATTCGTTACTAAAGTTTAATTATGAACGCCCACGTTGTTAAGTTTTTCCAAGACTATATAGTTTTAATCAGATACACAAAAGAACCAAAACAAGAAAACCACGACCAGCACACCTTCCGCCAACAAATAAGCCAATAAAAAGAgtgataataatttttttttctaatttaattcATCTAATTTTATAGAGgtggaaaagaaaataaaatcgaCATAACGAAAATAATGATCAAAACCTCTTTATTCCATATACAGCATTATAGAATGTGACCACTTATTATAGTGCAGTTAATGGGCCTTATGCTGTCCACTCTAGCCCAATAACGATCCAAATAGGAAATTTTTCTGTGATGTCTCATCGTCTTGACTTTTAAGTCAAAATCACTATTGGATAAACGCATAAAAGAATagtattgtactccctccgtcccattaaatatgcaacatttgcttttcggcacaggattttatgtagtgttgttttgtaagttaatgaagagagagtaaagtaagagagaagaaaaagtagagggagtattgtttccatttttagaaacgtttcatttttaatgggacaacccaaaaaggaaaacgtttcatttctaatgggacagagggagtatttcttatcCCCATTTAGTTTTTGATTTAGATTTCAACGAATTGATTGAGTGTTTTGAGTGGTATAAATGAATAAAACGTTAACTTGTAGTGATTTTATAAATAGAATGTCGTTTAATTTCAATGAATTATTAGAGTCTCACTTAACAAAAAATTTACAAGATTTAGAAAATCATGACACTTTGCCAATTCTGATTTGTAAAACCGTGCGGTTTAAATTTGTTCGCAATTATATTGCGTAcgataaaataaatatactacttACGTGTaatatattgttgatattttttaatcaaacaataTTATCTCAACTATCATACAAGATACAGTTTCAAAAAAAATGGCATGCGAACAAATCTAacttttacaaatttttttctaatttttattgtTATGGGTATATACAATTTGACTAAACATGTATCACGATTTTTTCGacaattaatcaaaatatagtgagtataatttattaaaatgacGAAACTATATTTGAGTAGTGGTCGAGGTGTCACACCACACCctccataaaaaaatatttgcaaaaaattataaatttaacaCCCATATATACAATATTTATTGATTCCACCTAAATCTAGAGGACCCAATTCAATAAATGAGGGACGGCAAAGAATGACTAAATGCACCAAAAAAATAAGACAAGACAACTTCGATGCTGAAATCCAAATTGTGACATCTAATTAAATGATATCATATCTCATATTCTAGAGAACAATGTTGCATAAGTATATTTAATCTTGTGAATCATCAATTTACTACTTAATTTCagatgaattaaataaaaaccccaccaaattaaatgatatCATATCTCATATTCTAGAGAACAATGTTGCATAAGTATATTTAAATCTTGTGAATCATCACTTTACTACTTAATTTCagatgaattaaataaaaagccCCACCAACAACCACAAATTGATAGTAATATAATCCATATCATTTCTATCTAAAACTAGACTAAATTCAAATGGAATTCCAGGGCTTCTTTTCTTGAGATTTAGGTATCAAAGCAATTAATTCCAGCAGCATATTCACAACCCTACGCATGGAAGGCCGAGTGATGGGGAGGTTGCTAGTGCACAACAGCCCGATGTCGAGGAGCCGGCCGACGTGCTCCTCGAACTTCGCCAAGCCGAGCTTCGGGTCGACCACATTGCTAGTCCCGTGCGACTCCAGTGTGGACCGGACCCATGAGGCCAAGTCCTTCTCCCTGAATTCGGGATCAATTGGCGGCCTCCCCGTCACTAGCTCGAGCAGCACGACCCCAAAGCTGTATATGTCGCTCTTCTCGTTCACACGTAGCGTGTACGCGTATTCTACAATCAAAAcacatttttttatcataatcataaaaaataataataacaacaacaacaacaacgacGACGAACATACCGGGCGCAATGTAGCCGTACGAACCGGCAATAACCGACATGGACTCGAGACCGTTGTTGGCGGTCTTCTTAACCACTTTTGCAACGCCAAAATCCGCAATCTTAGCACCAAAATCTCCATCGAGCAATATGTTGTTCGACTTCACGTCCCTGTGCACGACCGGAGGAACAGAGTCGTGGTGCAAGTACGAGAGCCCCTCCGCAGCATCCAGCGCGATCTTGAACCTCGTTTGCCAGTCCAATATTCTCTTGGCGCCCTTGTGCAGCACGTCGCCTAGGCTCCCGTTGGGGAGGTACTCGTACACCAAGAGCTTACATCTCCCCGCGCTACAGCAGCACCACAACCGGACGATATTCTTGTGCCTTATCCTCCCCAACGTCTCCACCTCGGTCTCAAACCCGTCCCCATCCGAATCAAGGCTGCTGATGGTGGCGTTGCTGCTTGCGTCTCTAATAGCCCTGTCATGCAGCTTCTTCACAGCGACAGTCTCCCCATTGCTCAGCACGGCCTGGTAGACCTTCCCCGAGGCGCCTCTCCCAATCACGTTCGCCTCCTTCAAGCAATCGCTGATCTCACTCTCGCTGAACCCGAGCTTGTAAAACGTCGTCCACTTGGTCACAGCCCCTCGGTTCCTCTTCATCCTCCCGAGCTTCCTGTACCTGATCACGAAGCATACAACGCCAACGAGGAAGACCAACGCAGCTGCAGCGAAGATagacctcaatatccacttaaagACTCGACTACGCCCACTCCCTCCCCAGCTACACGAACCAGAGGCGCGAATACAGAGCCCCGGGTTGCCAAGAAAGCTATCGCTGTAAGCATCGCTAGCAAACAGGGGAGGGGCGTTCCCGGTAAGCAGATTGCTCGATAAATTCAGCTTATTGAGCCTCAAATTCTGCAACGAAGCCGGAATCTCCCTGGAAAACCTGTTATTAGAAAGATCAAGATAGTTCAACACAGGCAAGTCCCCAATCTCATCAGGGATTGGACCAGAGAGCCTATTTTGAGCCAAATTAAGCTCATTCAACTGTACTAATTCATG
Proteins encoded in this window:
- the LOC121811425 gene encoding zinc finger protein MAGPIE-like, producing MRSKEEEAISVTSAQNDIVQPPLKKKRNLPGNPDPEAEVIALSPKTLMATNRFLCEICGKGFQRDQNLQLHKRGHNLPWKLKQRTGKEARKRVYVCPEKTCVHHHASRALGDLTGIKKHFCRKHGEKKWKCDKCSKRYAVHSDWKAHYKTCGTREYKCDCGTIFSRRDSFITHRAFCDALAEETARFTAASHMNHNNPNLNYHLIGSSLELGQQHFPPIFKSNSINNLSNIPKNQPLWIPQTNHPNIHIPQNNPIPKNLREMHHHQITLDHPLIHQNPNPPPSSYHMMNWDFGPNQSPMMNNKEANAPSLFSAQHQNQNQSCAAISATALLQRAAQIGSTTTTTDSSNILGKFGRDEDGDKLCGLYSTTNSGTSGLGSDVEVSLYPPVKRCRRAMTGDEEIGLGETRDFLGMQTICNPSSINGWI